The following are encoded in a window of Tautonia marina genomic DNA:
- a CDS encoding diacylglycerol/lipid kinase family protein, whose product MDEEGPRPASAENASNDPVSGATTLVSSIGADSKASGWVGLIANANSGVGAGRDRVARLVQALKRKGLEARVAWSPADRRLMVEQAEQSPSCRCLVAVGGDGTVSALINEKPRVPICVLPAGTENLFARHFGLSRHPEEAAETIALGRVITLDLGEADGQRFALMAGIGFDAEVVTRHHLARIGHSQRVRPTSRVAYVEPVLRASFEYEFPTLTVRVEDPEPPEVFSGSIAFVFNLPSYALGLPIAPTAREDDGLLDLVVFRDPGPLAALHYLWLIFRGLHLDRPGVWHRRVRRVSVSSDVAVPVQLDGDPSGKIHPRTPTPWAARVLPRAVSLLVPERYSSTSARLIS is encoded by the coding sequence ATGGACGAGGAGGGACCTCGCCCAGCATCGGCCGAGAACGCTTCGAACGATCCCGTTTCGGGTGCAACGACCCTGGTTTCGTCGATCGGTGCCGATTCGAAGGCGTCGGGATGGGTTGGATTGATCGCCAATGCCAATTCCGGGGTCGGTGCGGGGCGTGATCGCGTGGCTCGCCTGGTCCAGGCCCTGAAGCGCAAGGGGCTGGAGGCTCGCGTGGCCTGGTCGCCGGCCGATCGACGGCTCATGGTCGAGCAGGCCGAGCAATCCCCCTCGTGCCGGTGTCTGGTGGCCGTGGGTGGTGACGGCACCGTCTCGGCGTTGATTAACGAAAAGCCACGAGTGCCGATCTGTGTCTTGCCCGCCGGGACCGAGAATCTCTTTGCCCGGCACTTCGGCCTCTCTCGACACCCCGAGGAGGCCGCCGAGACGATCGCTCTCGGGCGAGTGATCACCCTCGATCTCGGAGAGGCCGACGGTCAACGCTTCGCCTTGATGGCCGGCATCGGCTTCGATGCCGAGGTTGTGACCCGGCACCATCTGGCCCGGATCGGCCATTCTCAGCGGGTCCGCCCAACCAGTCGGGTGGCCTACGTCGAGCCGGTCCTCCGCGCGAGTTTCGAATACGAATTCCCGACCCTGACAGTTCGGGTCGAGGACCCCGAGCCTCCCGAGGTCTTCTCCGGGTCGATTGCCTTCGTCTTCAACCTGCCCAGCTATGCCCTCGGCCTGCCGATCGCTCCAACGGCCCGAGAGGATGACGGCCTGCTCGATCTGGTCGTCTTCCGAGACCCCGGCCCGCTGGCGGCCTTGCATTATCTCTGGCTCATTTTCCGAGGCTTGCACCTGGATCGCCCGGGCGTCTGGCACCGTCGGGTCCGTCGCGTTTCGGTTTCCTCCGACGTGGCGGTGCCGGTTCAGCTCGACGGCGACCCCAGCGGGAAGATTCATCCCAGAACCCCGACCCCCTGGGCCGCTCGGGTGCTGCCCCGCGCTGTCTCGCTCCTGGTGCCCGAACGCTATTCCAGTACCAGTGCGAGGCTCATCTCCTGA